One Phocoena sinus isolate mPhoSin1 chromosome 14, mPhoSin1.pri, whole genome shotgun sequence genomic region harbors:
- the LOC116764985 gene encoding translation initiation factor IF-2-like: protein MIAKPKAVHSDPTRSARRDTETTQNNKEQRRPLQESQSEFNLIPRQTAKGVRGRRTDPGDRRTRGTTARSDPRRGRRPVRRPRWFSGPARRPPARYTPPPPPPGARPGAGKPRAGCAGPVGRRGGTWRVTWARATARGVRSRPRGRRPRPSPGGPERSSAPALRRPGQAAPPRRRAAARAGRAASSSRAAPRQGAPLAGRPAPRTRSRSLGGRAAEGRAGRASGGERAAANAGSATRATPLPQRRRRPGPCCCCQLVERTLSMRAQRPHPDLQMKKLRQKRDEIIYSRPHCSFTSESVLPSTTPVVLLRRRQPPCPDCWPPHRMGCRSRTLLQT from the exons ACCTAAGGCAGTACACTCCGACCCGACTCGCTCGGCCAGGAGGGACACTGAAACTACTCAGAACAACAAAGAGCAGCGGCGGCCGCTGCAGGAGTCCCAGTCCGAGTTCAACTTGATTCCGCGACAAACTGCGAAGGGAGTTCGGGGCCGGAGGACCGACCCCGGAGACCGACGGACGCGAGGCACCACGGCTCGGTCCGACCCGCGCCGGGGCCGTCGGCCCGTCAGGCGGCCGCGCTGGTTCTCCGGGCCGGCCCGCCGGCCTCCCGCGCGCTacacgccgccgccgccgccgccgggagCCCGCCCCGGGGCGGGGAAGCCGCGGGCGGGGTGCGCGGGCCCGGTCGGGAGAAGGGGAGGGACATGGCGCGTTACCTGGGCTCGGGCGACGGCGAGGGGCGTCCGCTCTCGTCCGCGGGGGCGCCGGCCCCGTCCCTCCCCCGGCGGCCCGGAGCGCTCCTCGGCCCCCGCGCTGAGGCGTCCGGGCCAGGCCGCCCCTCCTCGGCGCCGCGCCGCTGCCCGCGCGGGCCGGGCCGCCTCGAGCTCCCGGGCCGCCCCGCGGCAGGGAGCCCCTCTCGCGGGGCGCCCGGCTCCCCGCACCCGCTCCCGCTCCCTGGGCGGCCGTGCAGCCGAGGGGAGGGCGGGAAGGGCCTCCGGAGGAGAGCGGGCGGCCGCGAACGCGGGCTCCGCCACCCGAGCCACTCCGTTACCGCAGCGGCGACGACGACCAGGGCCGTGTTGTTGCTGCCAACTTGTCGAGAGGACACTGAGCATGCGCGCGCAGAGACCACATCCGG atttacagatgaagaaactaaggcaaaagagagatgaaataatttattcaagACCACACTGCAGTTTTACTTCAGAGTCTGTGCTCCCATCTACTACACCAGTGGTCCTCCTg agaCGAAGACAGCCACCATGTCCTGACTGCTGGCCACCACACAGGatggggtgtcgctccaggaccttgcttcagacgt ag
- the ELAC1 gene encoding zinc phosphodiesterase ELAC protein 1, protein MSMDVTFLGTGAAYPSPTRGASALVLRCEGECWLFDCGEGTQTQLMKSQLKAGRITKIFITHLHGDHFFGLPGLLCTISLQSGSMVTKQPIEIYGPAGLRDFIWQTMELSHTELVFPYVVHELVPTADQCPTEELKEFVHVNKADNPPKDGQGRTIVLDSEENSYLLVDDEQFVVKAFRLFHRIPSFGFSVVEKKRPGKLNAQKLKDLGVPPGPAYGKLKNGISVVLENGVTISPQDVLKKPIVGRKICILGDCSGVVDDGGVKLCFEADLLIHEATLDDTQMDKAKEHGHSTPHMAAAFAKLCQAKRLVLTHFSQRYKPVALAREGETDGIVELKKQAESVLDLQEVTLAEDFMVIGIPIKK, encoded by the exons ATGTCTATGGATGTGACATTTCTGGGGACAGGCGCAGCATACCCATCCCCAACCCGGGGTGCCTCTGCTCTGGTCCTTCGGTGTGAAGGCGAGTGCTGGCTCTTTGACTGTGGGGAGGGAACCCAGACACAGCTTATGAAAAGCCAACTTAAAGCAG GGAGAATTACTAAGATCTTCATCACGCATCTTCATGGAGACCATTTCTTTGGCCTTCCTGGCCTCCTCTGCACAATCAGCCTGCAGAGTGGCTCCATGGTCACCAAACAGCCAATCGAAATCTATGGCCCTGCGGGGCTTCGGGACTTCATCTGGCAAACCATGGAACTTTCTCACACGGAGTTGGTCTTCCCTTATGTGGTCCATGAGCTGGTGCCTACAGCGGATCAGTGTCCTACAGAAGAACTGAAAGAATTTGTACACGTGAATAAAGCAGACAACCCTCCCAAAGACGGACAGGGAAGAACTATCGTGTTAGACTCAGAAGAAAACTCATACCTCCTGGTTGATGATGAACAGTTTGTTGTGAAAGCATTTCGCCTCTTTCATCGAATACCCTCCTTTGGATTTTCAGTTGTGGAGAAGAAACGCCCAGGTAAACTCAATGCACAGAAACTGAAAGATCTTG GTGTTCCGCCAGGTCCTGCCTATGGGAAGCTGAAAAATGGAATTTCTGTTGTTCTGGAAAATGGAGTTACAATTTCTCCCCAAGATGTCTTAAAAAAGCCTATTGTTGGAAGAAAAATCTGCATTTTGGGTGACTGTTCTGGGGTTGTGGATGATGGAGGAGTGAAGCTGTGCTTTGAAGCAGACCTGTTGATCCATGAAGCAACCCTGGATGACACCCAGATGGACAAAGCAAAAGAACACGGCCACAGCACGCCACACATGGCAGCAGCATTTGCAAAGCTGTGCCAAGCAAAGAGGCTTGTTCTGACTCACTTCAGTCAGAGGTACAAACCAGTTGCCTTGGCCAGAGAAGGAGAAACAGATGGGATCGTAGAGCTTAAAAAGCAAGCTGAATCAGTGTTAGATCTCCAAGAAGTGACTCTAGCAGAAGATTTTATGGTGATTGGCATTCCAATCAAGAAATGA